From Malaya genurostris strain Urasoe2022 chromosome 2, Malgen_1.1, whole genome shotgun sequence:
ACCAGACACTCTGAAACTGTAGACTCGCTTGGCTGTGTTATTACTAAATGGCAAATAAAAAATGTAATTATCGCGACTAACAATGCAGCACTCCCGAGTAGGTGCGAATaacaaataacatttttcaCCTTAATAACATATCTCAACATTACACTTTTCTTTAATTGTAATGACAATAAGACTTCGACCATAGAAAGCTATATCAAAGATAATTTGAAGTAAAAATGTGTAACATTTCAGATACTGCGATACAAAAAGTCTTATTTGTTATGTATcgaaaaagatgattttttgtgtTGCAAGCCAACATTCTTCTTCAAGGAAAAACGACAGCAATTATTTTCCGTAAAGGAgattgaaacatttaaaacGTATGTGAGTGATTTTTCTCtccgatcaattttctcggagatgactgaaccgatttctacaaacttaggttcatttAAAAGCTAATCTTAGGTTGTGGACAAAGTTCGATGATGAAATGGCTGTTACTTCTAGGCACTTTATTCTTTCCGTTCACTTTTAAGAGAGACTGGCTGCAATACCCAGTTGTTgccaaatgttttcaaaaattcatgaaacatcgagatctagtTATCTCGACAAACATTTGTTTGACAAAAATCGACTTTGTCATAAAACGTTTAATATTGTTTTGGAAAATATCGAAAATTGTCAGTGTCAGaggtcttgacgtttcatgcgtttctaatacaaaacaagaaaaccggataactttgaaaattcgcataaaaaaatcgcataacttcgtAAATCCGCATAAAACAACCACGTGATCCGcgtaaaaagacctcagtgtacttgaGAATGTTCTTATGACCATCACTGAGTTGCTATATTTCGACTATGATGGATTTTCATGGCAGAAGATGTTTATGATTTTGATCATTTTGAGTTCATGGATAATTATCCTTAATTCTATGAGAAGACAAATTGATTGATTTCGAGGGTTTTCAATCATGacggtaacggatttctttacTTGTAAACTAGATAATAATATCGTGTAGAAACACCTGTTAAGGACTAGTATTTGTCAGAAACAGAAATTTATacttgaattttttattttttattacatttaaaaaaaatacgcaTACTGTAAGCTAAGTTGTACTATTGCAATCAAAGAAAACAAACTGTGCCCAATCATGCAGAGCTAAATATGTTTTCTTAACCGATTAATTACTCATCTCTATCCTAACGTATATtgatgagaaaattgagcagctTATAGCTCAATCTCCTCCGCCGAAAGTGGAGCTAGAGTAACAATATGAGCCGCTAATTCCCTCAGATTTATAAACTAGTTTTCTGATCATGAGTCGGCTTAAAAGATTTGTAATTTTAATTCATCTGACGAAAAGACACAAGCGTTGATAGAAGAATGTTTTCAAAAGCAAttcacaaattgagttttctttgctATTTGAAGCTGCGTTCCCGTTCAAATGGTTTTAATTTGTTTGCCAACCAAACGCTCTAGTTGGCATGGTATTGCATGTTTAATGTTAAGTTTCAAGGTCTTTGAAACTTGATTAGTCACAATGATCGTGTTGAGTTTGGCTAGTCTGCTTCGATGCTTCATTCATGCATAATAATTAATCTAGTGTGTCATGGTATCTACAGTGCTATGAACATTGAAGAATGAAGCGTTGACCTAAAAGACGTATataatttacatttattgtttaaatagtgtCTATAGTTCAGAATAGCGTTAAAATCCATTTCCCTAATATTCTACGTTCCTCTTTCATTTTTCAGAACTCAACCTCAGAAGACGGCATGTCAGGCCATGAAGGAGCACCGATGCTGCTGGACGCGCGGAAAAGTGCTGGGCGGCTCGTCTGTCCTCAATACAATGCTGTACGTTCGGGGGAATAAACGAGACTTCGATTTATGGCAAGCTCTCGGAAATCCCGGATGGGGTTACGAAGATATACTACCGTACTTTAAAAAATCTGAAGATCAACGAAATCCCTATCTATCGCGAAACAAACGACAACACGCAACGGGTAAGGGCTAGAATTTGTCAAACTTACAACTTCTTGTGACATTTGTTATTCTAGGTGGTCTTTTGACAGTGCAGGACTCGCCATATTTGACACCGTTAGGAGTTTCATTTTTGCAAGCCGGAGAGGAGATGGGCTACGACATTGTCGACGTAAATGGTGAGCAGCAAACAGGATTCGCCTTTTTCCAATTTACGATGCGACGGGGAACCAGATGCAGTGCCTCGAAGGCATTCCTTAGACCGGTGCGAAATAGAAAAAATCTACATGTTGCATTGTTCTCTCATGTTTCGAAAATTATCATGGACCCGGAAAATAAACGTGCTCTGGGTGTGGAATTTATTCGGGACGGATTGAAGAAGGAAGTATATGCAACCCGGGAAGTCATTCTGTCGGCTGGAGCTATCGGGACTCCTCATCTATTGATGTTGTCTGGCATTGGACCGAGAGAAAATCTGGAACATGTTGGAATTCCCGTAATACACGAGTTGCCAGGAGTTGGTCAGAATCTGCAAGACCATATTGCAGTAGGAGGATTGGTTTTCCGAGTCGATCAGCCCATTTCAGTGATCATGAATCGGCTAGTGAATTTAAATTCTGCTATCCGATATGCAGTGACAGAGGATGGACCACTGACGAGCAACATTGGACTGGAAGCTGTCGCGTTTATTAACACGAAATATGCTAACCAATCGGATGACTGGCCAGATATAGAATTTATGTTGACGAGCGCCTCCACGCCCTCTGACGGGGGAGATCAGGTGAAAAAAGCACATGGTCTGAAGGATGAATTTTATGAGTACATGTTCAGTGAAATTAACAATCAGGACGTATTCGGTGTGTTTCCAATGATGTTACGACCCAAAAGTCGAGGCTTCATTCGGATTCAGTCGAAGAATCCGCTGCGATATCCATTACTGTATCACAATTATCTCACGCATCCCGACGATGTGGGTGTGCTACGCGAAGGAGTCAAGGCAGCAATCGCATTCGGCGAAACCCAGGCCATGAAACGTTTCGGTGCCAGATTTCACAGTAAACAGGTGCCGAATTGTAAGTACTTGCCAGAATTTACCGACGAATATTGGGACTGTGCCATTCGTCAGTACACAATGACAATTTATCATATGAGTGGAACGGCTAAAATGGGCCCCCGAGGAGATCCGTACGCAGTGGTAGATAGTAAACTTCGTGTGCACGGCATCAAAGGTTTACGGGTTATCGATGCCAGTATCATGCCTCGAATAACTAGCGGAAACATTAATGCCCCAGTCATCATGATTGGTGAGAAGGGAGCCGATATGATCAAGGAATTGTGGTTACAAAGGTCCTCGAACTACAACAGACGGGGGAAGCGGGAACGTGATCCTCTGGCAAATGTTACCCAAATTAGTCTCAATGAAACTATCACCGCCAGTACCAATACTAGTTTAAAGAATGAAACCACCATTAGCTAGGATTAGAAAAAATCGGGTGTATGTATCTCTGAATTAGTTAATAGAATTCATAACCAGGTTGTAACACACCAAAACATCATTGCAAGCGTTAGCTATCTTCATGTTTATCACCTTCAATTTAGAAACCATGTAAATAACTAATTGATAGAATACATAAACCTGTATGTTTCTTGTACCTTAATGTCATTTTGTAAATTGCTTAAATTTTACCGAGTAATCATACATGTTTATGATAATGAAAATGACTGAGTATTTAAGTTACTGAAACCGTTGTTACAATTGTGTAAAAGCTAGCGAAATGATTGAACGAGATGACGTGTGAAATAAATTTACGATATGTGTTCACTAAATACGTGCCATCCATTGATAGCAAACTCCGAAAGATATCCTCGCCCATCAACCGTCAATTTTTGTCTGTGGTAGCCGAAGAACGCCTAAGTCTTATTAAATAAGTGATACGATGATCCTTATAATTGTGCCactttaaataaattaaatattttaaacatgTAACATCCAGAACAGGAATCCACCCGCTGGGTTAATGTTGCCATGTCGTAAAAAGTTTGTTTATCGCTTTTCATGTTTCATTTATTCAGAATATCATTTCAGCTTATTCATCCGGTTTCCGAAAAATTACATTGAGGAGTGTCGAGAGTTTTGAGGGTCACAACGCCGGTTTTCCCCAAGTCATCTATATAGGGAATTGTTTTTAGTGTATAgcctaaattttttttgtagaaaataatcagattggaaaaataaacaaaaaacctaTTCTTAACCCACTGTTTTACGTGTTCCAAGAACAGTTCAGGTAGACAAATTTATGCCTGATTCCAATcgcaatataaaaaattataaatatatTAATAGCGAAcgaacccggtgaacgaccataaagcttgcttcagatagaattggaacaaagacaattgcctgtatttcagttatttattattgaattcacgatcttttttatacaaatgtagcgttttcttcatacttttaataaaaaatacggataatatTATTCGAAGGAATCCTCGATTTTTtcagtaacacggctcattaggcggcgcacaccttcttcggccatcgttttagctatcttattctaccaggtcgtcatctgattgatgtctttgacaacctttccctttgccttgagtctcctcttcatgaccgctcagtatttctcaatagggcggaattgggggcagttgggtgaattaaggtttttcggaacaaactggacccctttctctgcataccattcttgaacgactttgctgtaatgacagcttgccaaatctggccaaaacattacgggattgtcgtgggatcgaatgaacggcaaaattcgtttttggagatactctttttggtatagttccgatgtcattgtcctatttgtaacgaaaactttcatttttttgccacagctgcaaatgctctgccaaatcataaattttcttgcaaagttgtcggcaaaaacaaatttaaatttggctggaatatCCCctggagccgttgccaagtataatttttgacctgggatttgcccgaaatcAGCCTTGATATAGGTTTCATCGTGCAtccgaagacacccgtcgaactaggtcagcacctggtcatatagtttccgagcacgaatttggcCACACTATTctattttatggtccgatttggctgtttgctagcttgatacgacttgatttcttTCTGTAGTCGAGTTCTCctaacggtactatgggcagcaccgaattttctagacaaatcacggtccgacagattaggattcctcttaatcgtcttgaaaatcttaccacgcagtttccggtcgatagttccactccgacgattggcttgaggcttccgaatcgtcgtcaatgtttccttataccgtttgataacgcgccatactgtatttctgggcaatttcagctgtttagctagcctagatgcagaccacaatggattttccacataactgtgcacaattttttcccttctttcggcttccatgttgattgtttacaaagtacagtcgatttgcggaatgtcaaaagatcatacgtgaagctgacaaaattcacgacacgtgggcgccaagaacttcaaaatccgtccaccaggagcgccacaaaagcaatgagcaaaagtttgttccaactctaaatgaagcaagctttaattaggttaaaaccgggggtaaataaacgatataataataataataataataataataataataataataataataataataataataataataataataataataataataataataataataataataataataataataataataataataataataataataataataataataataataataataataataataataataataataataataataataataataataataataataataataataataataataataataataataataataataataataataataataataataataataataataataataataataataataataataataataataataataataataataataataataataataataataataataataataataataataataataataataataataataataataataataataataataataataataataataataataataataataataataataataataataataataataataataataataataataataataataataataataataataataataataataataataataataataataataataataataataataataataataataataataataataataataataataataataataataataataataataataataataataataataataataataataataataataataataataataataataataataataataataataataataataataataataataacaataataataataataataacaacaatgatAGCGAACTTCCCGGCAGCCGGCTGTCCgaagttttacgagtttcggaagaattttagtattttagtaggAATGCAGTTTTCTGTGCACCAGAAAGGCTTTAGTGTACAAAACTTCAGTGTCAAAACGTTAATAAGAAGTTGTGCATAAAAAAGGATCGTGCACTAATCAAAAGGTTAAAATGTGCTGATTGCGATAGGTGGTTTTCACACCGCGTGAAttcacgtcttctgagaccgacatatataagcgtcaaaaatgattcattttacagaaaatctaacacatatttaatgcattctgataTACTTTGAAGGGCTGAAACATGTAATTTTACGCGTCTGCTTTAAATGTAATGTATGTTCGACACATATGTAAGTcatacttgtaaaattcagtcattttatgatgcggatttacgtcaccgataaatttcattattttttgctgAGTTGTGTTGGACTTGATAAACGACCATCAAGACCAGATGACTGGAATTGTACAAAATGTCAACAGCGCAATGAATAATACGCACCAATGATGAAAGACTTGAAGATgaaaaatatgacgctccaagcAGAAGTTTCAAACAACGGGCCGATTTTTAAGCTGACGCGAATACACGAAAGGACATTGTCATCCCTCGTGACTTCGTTTCAGAATAAGAGTTTAATGGATGACGCAATGGCAGAACACTCTTAAAATTCATCTAGCTGGACGGTTTACTTAAAATGTTTAGCGGAAATGCCAgagaatttaataaaatttttgaagagcCCACAAAAGATTGTCAATTCaataatttagaaaatttatcCAGGCTTCGGACGGTATTGGAAAATAAGGCCGCAAGATGCGTCCAGTAACTTATGCTACCCTCAGAAAatgatgataaaatattcaacaGACTTGGAGAAGTATTCGATTCTCCAAAAATAGTTTTTGAAGAATTAGTTCACGAACTAAATCAAGCAAAAAGAGACGTCGTGGAAACATCAGACGCTATAGAAAACTTAGTCAACGAAAGAGACAAAAAGAGAATTCACATACACTAAGACCCTTTTAAGGTATACACTGAGCCGAAACGTCAAACCCAAAGTAAATGTGTAGCCTGCATATTAGATCAGAATTTAGAAATTTGTGAAAGGTTTAAACATTCGTCATCTGAAAAACGAAATGCGATTGTTAAACAAGCCAAGCATATCTGGGTGAGACCCCTTTAACTGAATACAAGGACGAGAAATCCAAGCTGTTAATTGGTCTAAATCATAGCCATTTATTGGTTAAAAAAGCGTTAACAGAAAGGCACTTGAACCCATAGCCATAAAAACAAATGGTTAGTGTTCGCAGCACGTCATGATTATGCAGCAAGCAAATACGAATTtaggaaaacaataaaaaaattcaggaTAACAAAGGTGTAATGACTACCCCAGGCACAGGCAAGCTTTACCAGAATAAACGAAATAGATGAAACAATGAGTATTATAGCAGACGACTATCTGTAATAGAAATTACACTGAAGATTATTCAAATTCTTAAAAGAAATCTGATATGCATACATTAACTAAGATTGCTCAAGAGATGATAAAATGCGGATAAATACTCTGAGACCTTTCTTATACTTTCAATCAGTTTCTATTTACATTAATTAATTAAAACAGACACACGACTTAATTAAAACAGACGACTATACTGCAATAGAAATTACACTGAAGAGTGTTCAAATTCGAAAAATGAAATCCGATTATTCTCCGATCCTTCAAATagaaaccacgctctggaatctcacatttgttaaatatcataaatatcattcatattgctattgtggcagaaacatttcttaaaccaaaatTCAATTGCAATATTTAATTTCACTGAAGAGTATTCAGACAAGAAACTGAAATAAGAAGAACAAGAATATGCAACATTATGATATTCAGACTGGAAATCTTGGTATTTCAATTATATTTCAAACATCGAATTTACCTTCTTCCAATATCTAAGTAATCGAAATAGAAACCACTCACTAGAATCTATTTTAATTCacttcttcttctaatgacagttacctaCCAATAATCCTGCAATGTCATTCACTTCTTTATAGTTAGCAATACGAACAAAATTCGGCCAAAACTAAGATTAGTCTTTTATGCGGCTTCAAAAGTTCAAGGCGTGTCACTGAATTCCAATTCATTGTCAGGTCCAGATGCTAAAGCGGTATGTGGTAACATTCAGGAAATGTTTCACCAAGTTCATATAAAATCGGATGACGCTCAACGATTTTTATGGCGGAACTGCAAATACGACATAAAGCCAGACGTGCACGTAATGCAAGTAACGACTTTCGGAATTTTAATGCTCAAAAATACGCATTAACAAACCCTGACAAGTATTTGCGATTGAGAAGCAGCATTATGTTGATGATTATTTagatagttttcatgaaattaataAGGCTGCAGAAATGATTTCAAATGTAATTGAAATCCAACAAGTGTCTGGGTTTCATATTCGCAACTTCATTACAAATTAAAAGCCTTTGGTCGACATTAAATTAATTTCAATTCAGAGCAAAACAAAACTGTTTACCattcaataacaaaatttttacgatattaaaaataataaggATCAAGATGTAGGTGAACCCAACAGACTTCAGTGTACGCGGTTTCACTGGCAAAAGAATTGGATAAAGAGCTAGTTTAATAGAAATTACACTGAAGAGTATTCAGACTAGAAACTGaatactttgactcagatcagaaTGAAAAGTATCGTATTATCACTACGTTACTCAGAAGCTGGTCAGCATATCGAATAATGAAATAATTCGATGTTATCCAATATATGACTGAGCCAAAACACTACAAGAGGACAAGAGGGGTAAATACCAcataatttcattaaaacatACTAGAAGTATTGTATTATCACGATGTTACCAAGAAGCTGTTCAGCATATCGAAAACTCTACTGTAATAGAAATTACACTAAAgatatttatatattcactgTAATGTACTAAGATTGCTCAAGAGATGATAAACTGGCACTCTCATTTTTCATAACTCGTGGTCTGTTCTAAGGGCAATGAATGAATTTAATGGGTAAACACACTGAGGtattttttataacaatagGTATTATCGCAGACCTTTCTTATACTTTCACTCAGCTTCTAGTTACATCAAGATACCATATAACTTAATTAAAACAGACAACTATACTGCAATAGAAATTACACTGGAGAGTACACAAATAATACACATGTACTTTACTAGCAAAGGGAGAACTCAAGAATAGTTGTTCACTGAATCAAACATAATCTTTTATATTGCGATTGAAATCATATACAGGTACATCATATACTACCTGAACATGTTTTTTCTATCTGAATTATTCCATGAGGGTAGTCATTATATCTTGTCATTTTGCTCAATCTATGATACCTATAGTTGAACAAAAGCTATGATCATACGTTTGTATTTAAAACTGTAAACATATTAGTTTAAAATAATGCCTTTGGAAATCTACACAGAAATAAAataatgatattttttgaaatagtACTGTGCAATGGtcatcagttgaatcgaaaattacATTGAATACCATCATCGAAGTAAAGCTAAATTGTGTAAGAACGTAGAGTGACGAAATAAACATatattaataacaataacataGTTTTAGAATATTTATCATTTGGTACTGTGCAATGGtcatcagttgaatcgaaaattacATTGAATACCATCATCGAAGTAAAGCTAAATTGTGTAAGAACGTAGAGTGACGAAATAAACATatattaataacaataacataGTTTTAGAATATTTATCATTTGGTATTTTTGCGTTGCGAATCAAATAACAAGGTGGGAAATTGGGCGAATCAGTCTTGTAAGGGTTGATGCATAAAAATGCTATGAAACTCGTTTGCTTGTGATAAACCATCGaagctttgaagcttttctgCCACTATTCGCTTACGACGAACCGGTGCTGAGATAAACCGTTTTTGATTATGTTTGTAACTCTCTTATGAAACCAAGTATCGGACCGGGATCGATGCAAGTAAACAACGGAACACGACATGGCTCAGAATTATATTGCAAGGGTACTTTGTGGTGTTTTCGGGTTTGTAGTTTTGTTGTACAAGTTATCAAGTATTTCCGTCTTGGTAAATATGAAATACAAAATTGTTCTTGGTACTAGTAACTGGACGTAATTCGATGGAGGATGAAACGTTCGATGTATACAGTTTTCTTCCCCACATCTTCCCATtcttaaaaaaactgaaaaacgcaCTCACGAATAGAAAAATCTCACCAAATAAATACCATCGTGATTTTCGCTACTACGGCGATCGACCGGCTAAGCAGAGTTGCCAATGTTCCAGATTTATCTGGTATTACcagatttttctgattttagatTTTAACACTCAACACCAGGTTGTGAATTTCTCTTGATTTTAAAATATAATGAATGTGAAATTACAGTTTGCTCAGTTCTATTTTAATAAAATcggaataaatattaaaaaatggcAAATAAGTAGAAAACATCGAAAATTAATTCCTGCAGAGACATTGCGCCACAGTATAATCACAAATTTTCGCTCCAGTAGAGTTAAACTGTACGTCTGTGTAGGCTTTCAAATTGCTATGAACGAGATCTTTGTTTACTAACAAGTCGAAGATGAGATGTGAAGGAGcaaatggaacttttttcgTTAACATAGATTATGCCAGATTTTGCCAGACTTCAACTTCCGATAGGAtcagattttattttttagcATTTGGCATCTCTTCTGCAGCCAAGCAATGCTGAGCGAAAAGCTCTGGCGGAAAGCACGAACGCAGCAGGATTGCGCAAGTTACTTGTATGCGATGGGTAAACTTGCGAAGAAGAGAAATGATACGGAGAATAAAACAActttacaaaaacaacaacagagTGCAGTATATACAGTACAGTCGGAAAGTATTAgaacaaaatttgaaataattgtttttcaGTTTACCGCCTTCAATTTGCATGATACTTTACATATATACTGTACAATAGCGATTAGGTTTCAGTGAGAAATCACCTTTTTTAAGTTTAATAATAATTGTTTGCAAACTATAAGGTAATTCTTTTGGCTACCGTTGAGTACAATTCATTCGTGTGTAATCAATCCAAATAGTATAATGTTGTGAacacaaggggagagtcgcttaacacaaactgtattgtgcctctaaaaaaacacgtgattcACTGTGAGTCTAAGCGTGCACGCTgttccccatgaaacagctacttgtcaaaattgAGCCCTTTgcgtgccgcaactgtgcaactgtatgaaaacgagagtgccaatattgataaatgcgccaacgcattgtgttaatgtgtgattggaacattgttctaagcgtcctccccttgtgTGAACAGGATTATTTATTCTCGAAAATTCATACATTGGCAATACCAAAAAATGCTTTTGCAAATTTTAACAATCCTTGTTTTAATAAGATTGCAAGTAGAAC
This genomic window contains:
- the LOC131427951 gene encoding glucose dehydrogenase [FAD, quinone]-like; translation: MVIPGIPFVKLVPLLGGSALKAAPAVTAVTATVAAAIKTATAIIGVGKLAIVPILIASLAYYNYDLFDPENRPFNIKQVDREYDFIVVGAGSAGSVVASRLSEINDWKVLLLEAGGHETEISDVPILSLYLHKSKLDWKYRTQPQKTACQAMKEHRCCWTRGKVLGGSSVLNTMLYVRGNKRDFDLWQALGNPGWGYEDILPYFKKSEDQRNPYLSRNKRQHATGGLLTVQDSPYLTPLGVSFLQAGEEMGYDIVDVNGEQQTGFAFFQFTMRRGTRCSASKAFLRPVRNRKNLHVALFSHVSKIIMDPENKRALGVEFIRDGLKKEVYATREVILSAGAIGTPHLLMLSGIGPRENLEHVGIPVIHELPGVGQNLQDHIAVGGLVFRVDQPISVIMNRLVNLNSAIRYAVTEDGPLTSNIGLEAVAFINTKYANQSDDWPDIEFMLTSASTPSDGGDQVKKAHGLKDEFYEYMFSEINNQDVFGVFPMMLRPKSRGFIRIQSKNPLRYPLLYHNYLTHPDDVGVLREGVKAAIAFGETQAMKRFGARFHSKQVPNCKYLPEFTDEYWDCAIRQYTMTIYHMSGTAKMGPRGDPYAVVDSKLRVHGIKGLRVIDASIMPRITSGNINAPVIMIGEKGADMIKELWLQRSSNYNRRGKRERDPLANVTQISLNETITASTNTSLKNETTIS